One Cryptomeria japonica chromosome 9, Sugi_1.0, whole genome shotgun sequence genomic window carries:
- the LOC131033843 gene encoding uncharacterized protein LOC131033843, with translation MVSLRNEVRKKRRAAENKLVQVSQGFLQPIEKINYTEHPRSNISVRVSNDTDGNGLAVKIEETRVCTEGNAGFCSDESARVCTDEGSRICTDEDNGVCTNENSRFCANGSSRVSASENGAAQLLTPKEEKEEEFRVSIERDDSAFEGLTKKAKMQSPRSGEDEDEDNVPIIKSLMRSKKDEDDDNTPISRSLIRDKKDEDEDNVPISRMLTRNRKGDVLKNQQPCLENHGYGEIPLENLSPVNYNLPGRGKDVLVEQQDNGQKIKRVIRRSDNNNIDDSSQKNVLSGGKDVKVLQQDKSRKKNKPILRSDNNSSNIAASQGDVPAGVEDEKTDKEYKIQKGMKPIRQSDNGNSDVPSQVDAAARAKDVEVEKKDKVWEKNQPNLLIDDDNFDVPLQSMMRSRNKDAKMERKNKGHKKNLNVSINDNDDGSIPSNNATPVEDVLAHGGKDVMVGNLDEGLVKKQIVLENDKNNGDIISQNDSTAKETVFGGGKNAKIEEKDKGCDLRRASKFQEGDMVWAKVKSHPWWPGQVYNPIFAAPKARKLKPDHILIAFFGDSSYGWFLESDLVPFEQNYVEKSKQSTQRGFTKAVEEAVDEISRRAALGLMCVCRNGDAFRPRKQEGYVNVDVQGYVNPGLYSFRQIKVAKNAFKPADMLSFVRNLAVLPGSGEVKCISGIKSVAEVLAYRVATFVSINEDYQSALRITESTAYFGADAQDQCESESVVGYTDVTAETAPVDEKKEISMHVKVKDLARRSILLGKSSDMEDSYFLKRREGIHSRRSSTGDDFLYVMQNSQANSESKDEGDDSDCIGRYLFKKRMQNEEAKPAERKTERKDKKRNFLRELDDYKEERARKKEVVRKAFHMKPLDREKESIKSIFSMELCETEEFTKGDIPEAQVRKDFYVRSINEGEETQMSTVSKKTGQVQELNDLCNPDVGMSNVSPISGNNQVSNDLRCINDLVGSHDAQVECELKPIKFCHQKNDKKPVENKNNFISNISSGSLVEEKCTGSDKSLEGEHQMGPTILCDEIDHRENILEGAPISSVKEPSDQLKFQDTDSRDALREQQVVQASLMDLHKESFIENELEHGNEVLIAAIRTPKLEPAALESSSSAEFHSRKVFQSVDLSACNTLPTSKGQTENKTENALDNAGSSEFDGILSVNPIKPIILKSEGSDNSFDKSGAKVENIKLHTEAGKTSNQLSASLADASMDLTDAGHNFTSSLALGNLDHAAIKKTKGFKRLVKFAKSSASKETRNRKVKPIKRISNNDTHLFDDLEPPEKQCKVSETIERKSEVLKDLTSAIDPDKSTALDYGMATSADGNQIVSAVSPDQSEDNKITCKEVCSEESRFCILEIMNDLLSLALNPFYGIERDCPSKVSLVFLKFRSLVYQKSLTSISSSAASKNLPSLHEIESDLETKKISGLKESNIKHHNVEDGVDNGNADLESNEIVPQTSAKMEHSASPVLKTGKNQTPDANANKKRKLEIKSDGLSLRKRLKKLKDLDSAPSKKSNLTSIVLKSSGVLKENESVQQPKVSKKSYFDRPSSSSKSLEVPMALCMKFPRGFALPSEVQLKVRFARFGPLDVSGTRIYCKSGSAQVVFKHSSDAETAYKYATENNLFGQADVNFWLKQNLQPKKETSVLQFATELTRLPRVRNDEVPSLMAAVGQEDFSSSRSLDKYGTAEAVVEGTPKLALQLQPVVQLKSCLKRPDEYAVDSGKETNRVTFLLGREEPNLAPETYTEEPFQIENVCLPSSTFLPVESNGIVNPPIEIKAMESDLPNISHQMLYLLMKCNDIVTDIGRSLGYMPYCPL, from the exons ATGGTGTCTCTTCGAAACGAGGTACGCAAAAAGCGTCGAGCCGCTGAGAATAAACTTGTACAGGTTTCACAGGGCTTCCTTCAgccaatagaaaaaataaattatacaGAACATCCCAGAAGTAATATCTCCGTCAGGGTTTCAAATGATACAGATGGCAATGGTTTAGCAGTTAAAATCGAAGAAACTAGGGTTTGTACTGAGGGAAATGCTGGGTTTTGTTCAGACGAAAGTGCCAGGGTTTGTACAGATGAGGGTTCTAGGATTTGTACGGATGAAGATAATGGGGTTTGTACAAATGAGAATTCTAGGTTTTGTGCAAATGGTAGTTCTAGGGTTTCTGCAAGTGAAAATGGTGCGGCGCAGCTTTTGACAccgaaggaagagaaagaagaagaatttaGGGTTTCCATTGAGAGGGATGATAGTGCGTTTGAGGGTTTGACGAAGAAGGCGAAAATGCAATCACCCCGTTCTggcgaggatgaggatgaggataatgTTCCTATTATTAAGAGTCTGATGCGTAGTAAAAAGGATGAAGACGATGATAATACTCCTATTAGTAGGAGTCTGATCCGTGATAAAAAGGACGAGGATGAGGATAATGTTCCTATCAGTAGGATGCTGACCCGTAATAGAAAGGGGGATGTTCTTAAGAATCAACAACCGTGTCTTGAAAATCATGGTTATGGtgaaattcctttggaaaatctgTCGCCTGTTAATTATAATTTGCCTGGCAGGGGTAAGGATGTGTTGGTGGAGCAGCAGGACAATGGTCAGAAGATAAAAAGGGTTATCCGTCGAAGTGATAATAATAACATTGATGATTCTTCTCAAAAGAATGTGCTTTCCGGAGGTAAGGATGTGAAGGTATTGCAACAGGATAAGAGTCGGAAGAAAAATAAGCCTATTCTTCGAAGTGATAATAATAGTAGCAACATTGCTGCCTCGCAAGGGGATGTGCCTGCCGGAGTTGAGGATGAAAAGACTGATAAGGAGTATAAGATTCAGAAGGGAATGAAGCCCATTCGTCAAAGTGATAATGGTAACAGCGATGTTCCCTCACAAGTTGATGCCGCTGCCAGAGCTAAAGATGTGGAAGTAGAGAAGAAGGATAAGGTTTGGGAGAAAAACCAGCCTAATCTTTTGATTGATGATGATAATTTTGATGTTCCTTTGCAAAGCATGATGCGCTCCAGAAATAAGGATGCAAAGATGGAGCGGAAGAATAAGGGTCATAAGAAAAACCTGAATGTTTCAATAAATGATAATGACGATGgtagcattccttcaaacaatgcCACACCTGTTGAAGATGTTTTGGCTCATGGAGGTAAGGATGTGATGGTCGGCAATCTGGATGAGGGTCTGGTTAAAAAGCAGATTGTTCTCGAAAATGATAAAAATAATGGTGATATTATTTCACAAAATGATTCAACTGCTAAAGAAACTGTGTTTGGGGGAGGTAAGAATGCAAAGATTGAGGAGAAAGATAAGGGTTGTGATTTAAGAAGGGCTTCAAAGTTCCAAGAAGGAGATATGGTCTGGGCAAAGGTGAAGTCTCATCCCTGGTGGCCTGGGCAGGTGTATAATCCTATTTTTGCTGCGCCAAAAGCCCGGAAGCTGAAGCCGGATCATATTTTAATTGCCTTCTTTGGAGACAGCAGCTACGGATGGTTTCTCGAATCAGACCTGGTGCCATTTGAACAAAATTATGTGGAGAAATCGAAGCAGTCAACGCAACGGGGTTTTACCAAGGCTGTTGAGGAGGCTGTGGATGAGATAAGCAGGCGAGCAGCACTGGGATTGATGTGTGTTTGCCGCAATGGTGATGCATTCAGGCCAAGGAAGCAGGAGGGTTATGTGAATGTTGATGTACAGGGTTATGTGAACCCGGGTTTATATTCATTCAGGCAAATCAAGGTGGCGAAAAATGCTTTCAAGCCTGCAGATATGCTTTCTTTTGTTAGGAATTTAGCAGTGTTGCCAGGTAGTGGCGAAGTGAAGTGCATTTCAGGGATCAAGTCTGTTGCTGAAGTGCTTGCTTATCGAGTGGCAACATTTGTTTCAATAAATGAGGATTATCAGTCTGCTTTGCGAATTACAGAGAGCACAGCTTATTTTGGTGCAGATGCTCAGGATCAATGCGAGTCGGAATCTGTAG TTGGCTACACTGATGTCACAGCTGAAACTGCTCCGGTGGATGAAAAAAAAGAAATTTCAATGCATGTGAAGGTGAAGGACCTTGCAAGAAGGTCCATTTTGCTGGGAAAATCTAGTGATATGGAAGATAGCTATTTTCTCAAACGGCGAGAGGGTATTCACAGTCGCAGGTCGAGTACAGGTGATGATTTTCTTTATGTTATGCAAAATTCACAAGCCAATTCAGAATCTAAAGATGAAGGAGATGACTCAGATTGTATTGGTAGATACCTATTTAAGAAAAGGATGCAAAATGAAGAAGCTAAGCCTGCTgaaagaaaaacagaaaggaaaGATAAAAAGAGGAATTTTCTTAGAGAGCTTGATGATTATAAAGAAGAAAGGGCAAGAAAGAAAGAAGTTGTGAGGAAGGCTTTTCACATGAAACCCCTGGACAGAGAGAAGGAATCAATTAAGTCTATTTTTTCAATGGAATTGTGTGAAACAGAAGAGTTCACTAAAGGTGATATTCCAGAGGCTCAAGTAAGAAAAGATTTTTACGTGAGATCCATCAATGAAGGGGAAGAAACACAGATGTCTACTGTTTCAAAGAAGACAGGTCAGGTACAAGAGTTGAATGATCTCTGTAATCCTGATGTTGGGATGTCCAATGTTAGTCCGATTTCAGGGAATAATCAGGTGTCAAATGATTTGCGCTGCATAAATGATCTTGTAGGAAGTCATGATGCTCAAGTCGAATGTGAATTGAAGCCAATTAAATTTTGCCaccaaaaaaatgacaaaaaacctGTTGagaataaaaacaattttatcAGCAATATTAGTTCTGGCAGCTTAGTTGAAGAGAAATGCACGGGTTCTGACAAATCATTGGAAGGGGAGCACCAGATGGGTCCTACAATATTATGTGATGAGATAGATCATAGGGAGAATATCTTGGAAGGAGCACCAATATCTAGTGTTAAAGAACCTTCAGATCAATTGAAGTTTCAAGATACTGATTCCAGAGATGCATTAAGAGAACAACAGGTGGTGCAGGCAAGTTTGATGGATCTTCACAAGGAGTCATTCATTGAAAATGAACTTGAACATGGGAATGAAGTATTGATTGCAGCTATAAGAACCCCTAAACTTGAGCCTGCTGCTTTGGAAAGTAGTAGTAGTGCAGAATTTCACAGCAGAAAAGTTTTTCAGAGTGTGGATCTTTCGGCCTGTAACACTTTACCTACTAGTAAGGGTCAGacagaaaacaaaacagaaaatgCACTTGATAATGCTGGCAGCAGTGAATTTGATGGTATACTCTCTGTTAATCCTATTAAACCAATAATCTTGAAGTCTGAAGGATCGGACAATAGCTTTGATAAAAGTGGTGCAAAGGTTGAAAATATCAAACTTCATACTGAAGCAGGGAAGACTTCCAATCAGCTGTCTGCATCTTTGGCAGATGCTTCAATGGATCTTACTGACGCTGGTCACAATTTCACTTCAAGTTTAGCATTGGGCAATTTAGATCATGCAGCTATCAAGAAGACAAAAGGCTTTAAGAGACTTGTGAAATTTGCAAAATCTTCAGCTTCTAAAGAAACCCGTAATAGGAAGGTTAAACCAATTAAAAGAATTTCTAACAATGATACACACTTGTTTGATGACTTAGAACCACCTGAGAAGCAATGTAAAGTTTCTGAGACCATTGAACGGAAATCAGAAGTTCTCAAGGATTTGACATCAGCCATAGACCCAGATAAATCAACTGCTTTGGATTATGGAATGGCTACATCGGCGGATGGCAATCAAATAGTCTCCGCTGTATCACCTGATCAGTCTGAAGATAATAAAATAACCTGCAAAGAAGTGTGTTCTGAAGAGTCAAGATTTTGTATTCTTGAGATCATGAATGATTTGCTATCCCTTGCACTGAATCCTTTTTATGGGATTGAGAGAGACTGCCCATCAAAGGTATCTCTAGTCTTTTTAAAGTTCAGATCTTTGGTTTATCAAAAAAGTCTGACATCAATATCATCTTCAGCAGCATCTAAAAACTTGCCTTCATTACATGAGATTGAATCTGACCTGGAGACTAAAAAAATTTCTGGTCTAAAAGAGTCTAATATTAAGCATCATAATGTTGAGGATGGTGTGGATAATGGAAATGCTGATTTGGAATCAAATGAAATTGTTCCTCAAACAAGTGCCAAGATGGAGCACTCTGCTTCTCCAGTTCTGAAAACAGGTAAAAATCAGACACCTGATGCAAATGCTAACAAGAAACGGAAGCTTGAAATCAAGTCAGATGGTTTGAGCTTGAGGAAGAGGTTGAAAAAGCTAAAAGATCTGGATTCTGCACCATCAAAGAAATCAAATTTGACATCTATTGTCCTGAAATCATCAGGTGTTTTGAAAGAGAATGAATCAGTGCAACAGCCAAAAGTGTCAAAGAAATCTTACTTTGACAggccatcaagttcttctaaatcTCTTGAAGTGCCAATGGCACTTTGCATGAAATTCCCACGAGGTTTTGCACTGCCCTCAGAAGTGCAGTTGAAAGTGAGGTTTGCACGTTTTGGCCCATTGGATGTTTCAGGAACAAGGATATATTGTAAATCAGGTTCTGCTCAGGTTGTATTCAAACACAGCTCTGATGCAGAAACAGCCTACAAATATGCTACCGAAAATAATTTGTTTGGCCAAGCAGATGTCAACTTTTGGCTAAAACAAAATCTTCAACCTAAGAAGGAAACTTCAGTATTACAGTTTGCCACTGAGTTGACTAGATTGCCAAGAGTAAGGAACGATGAAGTGCCTTCATTAATGGCAGCCGTGGGGCAAGAAGATTTTTCCTCATCGAGATCACTGGATAAATATGGGACTGCAGAAGCTGTGGTAGAGGGTACACCTAAGTTGGCACTTCAATTACAACCTGTAGTTCAGTTGAAGTCCTGCTTGAAGAGGCCAGATGAATATGCAGTTGATAGTGGTAAAGAAACAAACCGAGTTACATTTCTGTTAGGTAGAGAGGAACCCAATCTTGCACCAGAGACTTACACGGAAGAACCTTTTCAAATAGAAAATGTATGCCTACCTTCCAGTACGTTCCTTCCCGTTGAGAGTAACGGAATTGTCAATCCACCCATTGAGATTAAGGCAATGGAATCTGATCTTCCAAACATATCACATCAGATGTTGTACCTTTTGATGAAATGCAATGATATAGTAACTGATATTGGTCGCTCGTTGGGATACATGCCATATTGCCCTCTCTGA